Proteins encoded by one window of Dokdonella sp.:
- a CDS encoding DNA-3-methyladenine glycosylase I encodes MARNAHALADDGRIRCSWAGGSAAERVYHDTEWGLPQHDDRTLFEFLVLEGAQAGLSWRTVLEKRDNYRRCLHRFDIARVARMSDAELEQCLLDPGIVRNRLKVYAARDNARVALEVIAAEGSLAKYLWSFVDGVPIVNRPRRGADVPASTVRSDAMSKAMHKRGFRFVGSTICYAFMQATGMVNDHLVTCFRHAECTRPPPAKRQ; translated from the coding sequence ATGGCGAGGAACGCCCACGCACTGGCCGACGACGGCCGCATCCGTTGTTCCTGGGCCGGCGGCAGCGCCGCCGAGCGTGTCTATCACGACACCGAATGGGGTCTGCCGCAGCATGACGACCGCACCCTGTTCGAGTTCCTCGTGCTGGAAGGGGCGCAGGCGGGCCTGAGCTGGCGCACCGTGCTCGAGAAGCGCGACAACTACCGGCGCTGCTTGCACCGTTTCGACATCGCGCGCGTGGCACGCATGAGCGACGCGGAGCTCGAGCAATGCCTGCTCGACCCGGGCATCGTGCGCAACCGACTCAAGGTGTACGCGGCGCGCGACAACGCGCGCGTGGCGCTCGAGGTCATCGCCGCCGAGGGCAGCCTGGCGAAGTACCTGTGGTCGTTCGTCGACGGCGTGCCGATCGTCAACCGCCCGCGCCGTGGCGCCGACGTGCCGGCCAGCACCGTGCGATCGGATGCGATGAGCAAGGCCATGCACAAGCGCGGCTTCCGTTTCGTCGGCTCGACGATCTGCTATGCCTTCATGCAGGCCACCGGCATGGTCAACGACCATCTCGTCACCTGCTTCCGCCACGCCGAATGCACCCGGCCACCGCCTGCGAAACGCCAATGA